In the genome of Myxococcus stipitatus, one region contains:
- a CDS encoding HEAT repeat domain-containing protein, protein MPAPTPRGQVPSPVSATSPVLTREEVATEVGHALNKVLNSYRFYAEGHAALVEVQQRLGEAVRRFHDVSGEAVVLHIRSSMLLLGDVVLVEAASAKDSVTRPLFLEGVQEILLQPGLEVGELGAFLGMWHRALQRNLPPEYDFYTWFWERGFEDIELVVAEVPASADTGESAQAEAQLAEREEQLFTELTRRQGSGSSKRRPVGHDEWLARLEAEVLAPVSAQDLLRTGAPAFTGSSDTELAELRALLERERKGEGVQERGVWVVWGLLAVCREEERSELLGWMEELLSGMVSHGRWAELSQVVQGMTRDARASSARAPDLFFVTRLFFREGMRFALAQATAQPGLLLRVLELLSTLPRDALQGATDLLFELPSPEARGALAKLLVRRGISMSVLVARASSLGEKDLDWLQALRESGPEAQALTAALLGHPRPEVRAALLARLSPRDVEAQRAPLLKLLADPSAGVRGAVLVLLVRHGVDAAVGPLVARLEARMEPRERMAVLRALADLGGPIAGAALRSAFERELETEMKVHCAQCIGVLGDPRARPLLEAVANKLFAPRLLKQACREALAQLAPVG, encoded by the coding sequence ATGCCTGCTCCCACTCCCCGAGGTCAGGTCCCCTCCCCGGTCTCCGCGACGTCTCCCGTCCTCACCCGCGAGGAGGTGGCGACGGAGGTGGGGCATGCGTTGAACAAGGTGCTCAATTCCTATCGCTTCTATGCGGAGGGGCACGCGGCGCTGGTGGAGGTCCAGCAACGACTGGGCGAGGCGGTGCGGCGTTTCCATGACGTGTCGGGTGAGGCGGTGGTGCTGCACATCCGCTCCTCGATGCTGCTGCTGGGGGATGTGGTGCTGGTGGAGGCGGCGTCCGCGAAGGACTCCGTGACGCGGCCCCTCTTCCTGGAAGGTGTCCAGGAGATACTGTTGCAGCCCGGTCTCGAAGTGGGGGAGCTGGGCGCCTTCCTGGGCATGTGGCACCGGGCGCTCCAGCGCAACCTGCCGCCGGAGTACGACTTCTACACCTGGTTCTGGGAGCGAGGCTTCGAGGACATCGAGCTGGTCGTCGCGGAGGTGCCCGCCTCGGCGGACACGGGCGAGTCCGCGCAGGCGGAGGCCCAGCTCGCCGAGCGCGAGGAGCAGCTCTTCACGGAGCTCACGCGGCGCCAGGGCTCGGGCTCGAGCAAGCGCCGTCCCGTGGGGCATGACGAGTGGCTGGCGCGGCTGGAGGCGGAGGTGCTCGCGCCCGTCAGCGCGCAGGACCTGCTTCGCACCGGGGCTCCCGCCTTCACGGGCTCGAGCGACACGGAGCTGGCGGAGCTGCGAGCACTGCTGGAGCGTGAGCGCAAGGGCGAGGGTGTGCAGGAGCGCGGCGTGTGGGTGGTGTGGGGGCTGCTCGCGGTGTGCCGGGAGGAGGAGCGCTCGGAGCTCCTCGGCTGGATGGAGGAGCTGCTGTCGGGGATGGTGTCCCACGGGCGCTGGGCGGAGCTGTCGCAGGTGGTGCAGGGGATGACGCGGGATGCGCGAGCGTCCTCGGCCCGCGCTCCGGACCTGTTCTTCGTCACCCGCTTGTTCTTCCGCGAGGGGATGCGCTTCGCCCTGGCCCAGGCCACCGCTCAGCCGGGGCTGCTGCTGCGCGTGCTGGAGCTCTTGAGCACGCTGCCTCGCGATGCATTGCAAGGGGCGACGGACCTGCTCTTCGAGCTGCCCTCTCCCGAGGCCCGTGGCGCGCTCGCGAAGCTGCTCGTGCGCCGGGGTATCTCGATGAGTGTGCTGGTGGCGCGGGCGTCATCCCTGGGCGAGAAGGACCTGGACTGGCTGCAGGCCCTGCGCGAGTCGGGGCCGGAGGCGCAGGCGCTGACGGCGGCGCTGTTGGGGCATCCTCGGCCGGAGGTGCGGGCGGCGCTGCTGGCGCGGCTGAGTCCTCGGGACGTGGAGGCGCAGCGTGCGCCGCTCTTGAAGCTGCTCGCGGACCCTTCGGCCGGAGTGCGCGGCGCCGTGCTGGTGTTGCTGGTGCGGCACGGCGTGGACGCGGCGGTGGGGCCGCTGGTGGCTCGGCTCGAGGCCCGCATGGAGCCTCGCGAGCGCATGGCGGTGCTGCGCGCGCTGGCGGACCTGGGCGGGCCCATCGCCGGCGCCGCGCTGCGCTCCGCCTTCGAGCGCGAGCTGGAGACCGAGATGAAGGTCCACTGCGCGCAGTGCATCGGCGTCCTCGGAGACCCGAGGGCCCGGCCGCTCCTGGAGGCGGTGGCGAACAAGCTGTTCGCGCCCCGCTTGCTCAAGCAGGCCTGCCGGGAGGCCTTGGCGCAGCTGGCGCCCGTGGGTTGA